One genomic segment of Christensenellaceae bacterium 44-20 includes these proteins:
- a CDS encoding GNAT family protein: MPITAEDAREYLGWQYEPPYDFYNIAPELWGRELEAMCRPAPGDCYYAVYRGGKMAGYFELHCRGKTVEIGVALRPDLTGKGNGRAFLACVLAQARQLFLPEQFALHVAAWNRRARRLYQAAGFRETGRECWQIGGSAVDFIRMEMPVQAFFEKT; this comes from the coding sequence TTGCCCATCACGGCGGAGGATGCGCGGGAATACCTTGGCTGGCAGTATGAGCCGCCTTATGATTTTTACAATATCGCGCCCGAGCTGTGGGGGCGGGAACTTGAAGCGATGTGCCGGCCCGCGCCGGGGGATTGCTATTATGCCGTGTACCGCGGCGGAAAAATGGCTGGCTACTTTGAACTGCATTGCAGGGGGAAGACTGTGGAGATTGGCGTTGCGCTTCGGCCGGATCTCACGGGAAAAGGCAATGGCCGCGCGTTTTTGGCCTGTGTGCTGGCGCAGGCGCGGCAGCTTTTTTTGCCGGAACAGTTCGCCTTGCATGTGGCGGCATGGAACAGGCGGGCGCGGCGGCTGTATCAGGCGGCGGGCTTTCGGGAGACTGGCCGGGAGTGCTGGCAAATCGGCGGGAGCGCCGTGGATTTTATCCGCATGGAGATGCCCGTCCAGGCTTTTTTCGAAAAAACTTGA
- the prfA gene encoding peptide chain release factor 1 — MFEKLESIKKRYEELSAEISKSEVIANQELWRKLMKEHADLEEIVSAYEAYLSMQEELPELREMLKTADDAELREMAQEEIASLEEKMQKAEEELKFLLIPKDPNDGKNVILEIRAGTGGDEASLFGADLLRMYTRYAERHGMKMETLSSNMTELGGVKEMVVLISGKNAFSRLKYESGVHRVQRVPETESGGRIHTSAATVAVLPEAEEVDVKINPGDLRIDIYRAGGHGGQGVNTTDSAIRITHLPTGLVVTCQDERSQLKNKERAMKVLMSKLYDNALTEAASEQAENRRSMVGSGDRSERIRTYNFPQGRVTDHRIGLTLYKLDAFIDGDMDEIIDALILDAKEKSLSQVE, encoded by the coding sequence ATGTTTGAAAAACTGGAATCCATTAAAAAAAGATATGAAGAGCTTTCGGCGGAGATCTCCAAAAGCGAGGTCATCGCCAATCAGGAGCTTTGGCGCAAGCTGATGAAGGAGCACGCAGACCTGGAGGAGATCGTCTCGGCCTACGAGGCCTATCTCTCCATGCAGGAGGAACTGCCCGAACTGCGGGAGATGCTCAAAACCGCAGACGACGCCGAGCTGCGCGAGATGGCCCAGGAGGAGATCGCCTCCCTGGAAGAGAAGATGCAGAAAGCCGAGGAGGAGCTGAAATTCCTGCTCATCCCCAAAGACCCGAACGACGGCAAAAACGTCATTCTGGAGATTCGCGCGGGCACGGGCGGCGACGAAGCCTCGCTGTTCGGCGCAGATCTGCTGCGCATGTATACCCGCTATGCCGAGCGGCATGGCATGAAGATGGAGACGCTCTCCTCGAATATGACCGAGCTTGGGGGCGTCAAGGAGATGGTCGTGCTCATCTCGGGCAAAAACGCATTCTCCCGCCTGAAATACGAGAGCGGCGTGCACCGGGTGCAGCGCGTTCCCGAGACAGAATCCGGCGGCCGGATCCATACTTCCGCGGCGACGGTGGCCGTGCTGCCCGAGGCGGAGGAAGTGGACGTGAAAATAAACCCGGGAGACCTGCGCATTGATATTTACCGCGCCGGCGGCCACGGCGGCCAGGGCGTCAACACGACGGACTCGGCCATCCGCATCACGCACCTGCCCACCGGCCTGGTGGTAACCTGCCAGGACGAGCGCTCCCAGCTGAAAAACAAGGAGCGGGCCATGAAGGTGCTCATGAGCAAGCTCTACGATAACGCGCTCACCGAGGCGGCCAGCGAGCAGGCGGAGAACCGGCGGAGCATGGTGGGCAGCGGGGATCGCAGCGAGCGCATCCGCACGTATAACTTCCCCCAGGGCAGAGTGACGGATCACCGCATCGGCCTCACGCTCTATAAGCTGGATGCGTTTATCGACGGCGATATGGATGAGATCATCGATGCGCTGATTCTGGATGCCAAGGAAAAGAGCCTTTCCCAGGTGGAATAA
- a CDS encoding L-threonylcarbamoyladenylate synthase, which produces MQTRVFDLRREYEQGLSAAAQEIARGGLVIFPTETVYGIGADAQNVQAVRQIFAVKGRPMDNPLIAHVCEMSQVYAAAELSPLAEKLLSAFWPGPFTAVLKSRELLPAEVSAGLPTVALRMPGDPVARELIRRSGKLIAAPSANLSGKPSGTTAADVAADFDGLVPVILDGGPAAVGLESTVCDLTGEVPVILRPGGITAEMIRRECGKVEIAHAVLHGLSKGEAAASPGMKYKHYAPSAKVYVVKAKEESALAKGVRALYDKKGQEGKKVEIFCLDAHAPAYGERNICRLGRNLEELAQNLFAALRRADSRGVEIILFEDVGEAGMGLAVSNRIIRAAGFDILEV; this is translated from the coding sequence ATGCAGACGAGAGTGTTTGATTTGCGCCGGGAATACGAGCAGGGGCTCTCTGCCGCGGCGCAGGAGATTGCCCGGGGCGGCCTGGTGATTTTCCCGACAGAGACGGTCTACGGCATTGGCGCGGATGCGCAGAATGTGCAGGCCGTCCGGCAGATTTTCGCCGTCAAGGGCCGGCCCATGGATAACCCGCTCATCGCGCACGTCTGCGAAATGAGCCAGGTCTATGCGGCGGCTGAGCTTTCGCCGCTGGCGGAAAAACTGTTAAGCGCCTTTTGGCCAGGGCCCTTTACCGCGGTGCTAAAAAGCCGGGAGCTGCTGCCGGCTGAGGTTTCGGCGGGGCTGCCCACCGTGGCGCTGCGCATGCCCGGCGACCCCGTGGCCCGGGAGCTCATCCGCCGCAGCGGCAAGCTGATTGCCGCGCCCAGCGCGAATCTTTCGGGCAAGCCCAGCGGGACGACTGCCGCCGATGTCGCGGCAGATTTCGACGGCCTGGTTCCCGTCATCCTGGATGGCGGGCCGGCGGCGGTGGGGCTGGAATCCACCGTCTGCGATCTGACGGGGGAAGTCCCCGTCATCCTGCGGCCAGGCGGCATCACGGCAGAGATGATCCGCCGGGAATGCGGAAAAGTGGAGATTGCCCACGCCGTTCTGCATGGCCTCTCGAAGGGAGAGGCGGCGGCTTCCCCCGGCATGAAATATAAGCACTATGCGCCCAGCGCGAAAGTGTACGTCGTGAAGGCGAAGGAAGAATCTGCCCTTGCAAAAGGCGTCCGAGCCTTGTATGATAAGAAGGGGCAGGAAGGCAAAAAAGTCGAGATTTTCTGCCTGGATGCCCATGCCCCTGCCTATGGGGAAAGAAACATCTGCCGGCTGGGCAGAAACCTGGAAGAGCTGGCGCAAAATCTTTTCGCCGCTTTGCGCCGGGCGGATAGCCGGGGCGTGGAAATTATCCTGTTCGAGGATGTGGGCGAGGCAGGCATGGGGCTTGCCGTGAGCAACCGCATCATCCGTGCGGCGGGGTTTGATATTTTAGAAGTATGA
- the prmC gene encoding peptide chain release factor N(5)-glutamine methyltransferase — protein MNRLQAYRQLRQELAHLGPGEAEAEAREALEVLCQVSAQDLLLEPGRELPEEQALALQELACRRKAGEPLAYLLGSRAFYGMRFAVSRAVLIPRQETELLAQRCIQIIQRKNLKTALDLCTGSGCIAVCLAKHTAAAVSASDISPDALAVARGNAEKLGANVHFFASDLLEKAQGPYDLIVSNPPYISDAEYAAVEAGVREQEPALALRGGADGLAFYRRIAAQARGHLAKGGQLALEIGYEQGEAVCRLLAEQGFDKIELAKDYAGLDRMVFAEWNLAWE, from the coding sequence ATGAACCGTCTGCAAGCCTATCGGCAGCTTAGGCAGGAGCTGGCGCATCTGGGGCCGGGCGAGGCGGAGGCCGAAGCCAGGGAAGCGCTGGAAGTGCTTTGCCAAGTCTCCGCGCAGGATTTGCTGCTGGAGCCGGGCCGGGAACTGCCCGAAGAGCAGGCTCTGGCCTTGCAGGAGCTGGCCTGCCGCAGAAAGGCCGGGGAGCCCTTAGCCTATCTGCTGGGAAGCCGGGCGTTTTATGGGATGCGCTTTGCCGTTTCCCGGGCGGTGCTCATCCCCCGGCAGGAGACTGAACTGCTGGCCCAGCGCTGTATCCAAATCATTCAGAGAAAGAACCTAAAAACCGCGCTGGATCTCTGCACGGGCAGCGGGTGCATTGCCGTTTGCCTGGCAAAGCACACGGCGGCGGCCGTCTCGGCTTCGGATATCAGCCCGGATGCGCTGGCCGTTGCCCGGGGCAATGCGGAAAAACTGGGCGCGAACGTGCATTTTTTTGCGTCGGATTTGCTGGAAAAAGCGCAGGGGCCGTATGATCTCATCGTCAGCAACCCACCCTATATCTCGGATGCGGAATATGCGGCCGTCGAGGCGGGCGTGCGGGAGCAGGAGCCGGCATTGGCGCTGCGCGGCGGGGCGGACGGCCTTGCGTTTTACCGGCGCATCGCGGCGCAGGCCCGGGGGCACCTGGCAAAAGGCGGGCAGCTGGCGCTGGAAATCGGCTATGAGCAGGGGGAGGCAGTTTGCCGCTTGCTTGCAGAACAAGGCTTTGATAAAATAGAGCTGGCCAAAGATTATGCCGGGCTGGATCGGATGGTCTTTGCGGAATGGAATTTAGCTTGGGAGTAA
- a CDS encoding 4Fe-4S dicluster domain-containing protein, with protein sequence MQNKKERQKEQILRMSGVNPRKCMRCGKCSGTCPSYDEMEYHPHQFVYMVENGDLEALMKSDSIYKCLSCFACVDRCPRGVEPAKLVEALRLMVIREKGANHLTANDIPALLDEEMPQQAIMSALRKYSK encoded by the coding sequence ATGCAGAATAAGAAGGAACGCCAGAAGGAGCAGATTCTGCGGATGAGCGGCGTCAATCCGCGCAAATGTATGCGGTGCGGCAAATGCTCGGGAACCTGCCCTTCCTACGACGAGATGGAATACCATCCGCATCAGTTCGTCTATATGGTGGAGAATGGAGACCTCGAAGCGCTGATGAAATCCGATTCCATCTATAAGTGCCTTTCCTGCTTTGCCTGCGTGGATCGCTGCCCCAGAGGCGTCGAGCCGGCCAAGCTGGTGGAAGCGCTGCGGCTGATGGTCATTCGGGAAAAGGGCGCGAATCACCTGACGGCAAATGATATTCCGGCATTGCTGGATGAGGAAATGCCCCAGCAGGCCATCATGAGCGCCCTGCGCAAGTATTCTAAGTAG
- the rpmE gene encoding 50S ribosomal protein L31, producing MKPNIHPNYGECVVKCACGETFVTGSVKKEMKVDVCSKCHPFFTGKQKLVDTGGRVDRFKKKYGLK from the coding sequence GTGAAACCTAATATACATCCGAATTACGGAGAGTGTGTTGTGAAATGTGCTTGCGGGGAAACCTTCGTAACAGGTTCTGTTAAAAAAGAGATGAAAGTGGACGTTTGCTCCAAGTGCCATCCGTTCTTTACAGGCAAGCAGAAGCTGGTCGATACCGGCGGACGTGTGGATCGTTTCAAAAAGAAATACGGTCTCAAATAG
- a CDS encoding low molecular weight protein arginine phosphatase, translated as MKKVLFVCTGNTCRSPMAEAIFNALAERGAVPARAESAGLYALPQSPASGEMRVVAKQMGLSLEEHRARPLSRKMLEEASLVLCMTQGQAEQLGRLCPEQQGKIWAIRRCAGGEGDVSDPFGGSLEVYQRCAEELEPLCAAILKKIADS; from the coding sequence ATGAAAAAAGTTTTATTCGTCTGCACGGGCAACACTTGCCGCAGCCCGATGGCAGAGGCAATTTTCAACGCGCTGGCAGAGCGCGGGGCAGTGCCGGCCCGGGCGGAATCCGCGGGGCTCTATGCCCTGCCCCAAAGCCCGGCTTCGGGCGAGATGCGCGTTGTGGCAAAGCAAATGGGGCTGAGCTTGGAGGAACACAGAGCGCGCCCGCTGAGCCGGAAAATGCTGGAAGAGGCGAGCCTGGTGCTGTGCATGACGCAGGGGCAGGCCGAGCAGCTTGGGCGCCTTTGCCCGGAGCAGCAGGGTAAAATCTGGGCAATTCGGCGCTGTGCCGGAGGAGAGGGAGACGTTTCGGATCCCTTTGGCGGCAGTTTGGAAGTCTATCAGAGGTGCGCAGAGGAATTGGAACCGCTCTGCGCGGCCATCTTAAAGAAAATAGCAGATTCATAA
- a CDS encoding CoB--CoM heterodisulfide reductase iron-sulfur subunit B family protein, translating to MKVSYFPGCTLRTKAKQLDRYARKCAEALGIELCEVQDWQCCGGAFISAKDEIASKLASVRALVAARDEERPLCTVCSACHNVIKQTNHAMQTDGEFAAKVNAYMAQDKQPSAPYHGEAQVYHYLELLRDEVGFEQLKAAVKNPLTGRKIAAYYGCMLLRPGKVLQFDDVENPQIMEDFLRALGAEPVVFPQRNECCGGYVALEDAASAKKKSNAVSHGAASHGAELMVTACPLCKYNLVKNGSEVPVIYFTELLAEALGVKEEEDAE from the coding sequence ATGAAAGTTAGTTATTTCCCAGGCTGTACCCTCCGCACCAAAGCAAAGCAGCTGGATCGCTATGCGCGAAAGTGCGCCGAGGCTTTGGGCATCGAGCTTTGCGAAGTGCAGGATTGGCAGTGCTGCGGCGGCGCCTTTATCAGCGCCAAGGATGAAATCGCATCCAAGCTTGCCAGCGTGCGCGCGCTCGTTGCCGCACGGGATGAGGAGCGGCCGCTTTGCACGGTGTGCTCCGCCTGCCATAATGTCATCAAGCAGACCAACCACGCCATGCAGACGGACGGCGAATTTGCCGCCAAGGTCAATGCCTATATGGCCCAGGATAAGCAGCCCTCCGCCCCCTATCACGGCGAGGCGCAGGTCTATCACTATCTGGAGCTGCTGCGGGATGAAGTGGGCTTTGAGCAGCTGAAGGCCGCGGTCAAAAACCCGCTGACCGGCCGCAAAATTGCCGCCTATTATGGCTGTATGCTGCTGCGCCCGGGCAAAGTGCTTCAGTTCGACGATGTGGAAAATCCGCAGATCATGGAAGATTTCCTGCGCGCCCTCGGGGCAGAGCCGGTGGTTTTCCCCCAGAGAAACGAGTGCTGCGGCGGGTATGTCGCCCTGGAAGACGCGGCTTCGGCAAAGAAAAAGAGCAATGCAGTCAGCCATGGGGCGGCCAGCCACGGCGCAGAGCTGATGGTTACGGCTTGCCCGCTCTGCAAATACAACCTTGTGAAAAACGGCAGCGAGGTTCCGGTTATCTATTTCACCGAGCTGCTGGCCGAGGCGCTGGGCGTAAAGGAGGAAGAAGATGCAGAATAA
- a CDS encoding DUF1385 domain-containing protein, with the protein MNKQAKRSTVGGQGVLGGVMMRSPKKAALAVRKQDGAIAVKTWEVEQKKSWFARLPVVRGVINFVDMLFTGVGVLMDAAKMSEEGTEEFEPSRFEKFVAGKLGKKAEDVMMFFAVAIALVLAVLLFFMLPTFLTSLLRGAIQSPLLLNLADGLIRIAILILYMLSCTLMKDIKDVFRYHGAEHKTISCYEAGEELTVENVRKYRTLHPRCGTSYLLLVMLVTVLVYSFFGWSDNLLLRLGLRLLMLPVIAGVAYEVLKLLAMSDCILVRALRWPGMQLQRLTTAEPTDEMIEIGILAFETALEEKSLEELAALREQFSHKKEQETGNQEAGQA; encoded by the coding sequence ATGAACAAACAAGCAAAGAGAAGCACGGTGGGCGGCCAGGGCGTTCTGGGCGGCGTGATGATGCGCTCTCCCAAAAAGGCGGCGCTGGCCGTGCGCAAACAAGATGGCGCTATCGCCGTAAAAACGTGGGAAGTGGAGCAGAAGAAGAGCTGGTTTGCCCGGCTGCCCGTGGTGCGCGGTGTCATCAATTTTGTCGATATGCTCTTTACGGGCGTGGGCGTGCTGATGGACGCGGCCAAGATGAGCGAAGAGGGAACGGAGGAGTTCGAGCCCAGCAGGTTTGAGAAGTTCGTGGCCGGAAAGCTGGGCAAAAAGGCGGAGGATGTCATGATGTTTTTTGCCGTGGCCATCGCGCTGGTGCTGGCGGTTCTGCTCTTCTTCATGCTGCCCACGTTCCTAACCAGCCTGCTGAGGGGCGCCATCCAAAGCCCGCTTTTGCTCAACCTGGCGGATGGGCTCATCCGCATCGCCATCCTCATCCTATATATGCTGAGCTGTACGCTGATGAAAGATATCAAGGATGTTTTCCGCTATCACGGCGCCGAGCACAAGACCATCTCCTGCTATGAGGCCGGGGAGGAGCTGACGGTGGAAAACGTGCGCAAATACCGCACACTGCACCCGCGCTGCGGCACCAGCTATCTGCTGCTGGTCATGCTGGTGACGGTGCTGGTCTACTCCTTCTTCGGGTGGAGCGACAACCTGCTGCTGCGCCTGGGATTGCGGCTGCTCATGCTGCCCGTCATCGCGGGGGTGGCATACGAAGTGCTCAAACTGCTGGCCATGAGCGACTGCATTCTCGTGCGAGCCCTGCGCTGGCCGGGGATGCAGCTTCAGCGGCTGACGACTGCCGAGCCCACGGATGAGATGATCGAGATTGGCATTCTGGCCTTTGAGACGGCGCTGGAAGAAAAGAGCCTCGAGGAGCTCGCCGCGCTGAGGGAGCAGTTTTCGCATAAAAAGGAGCAGGAAACCGGGAACCAGGAGGCAGGGCAGGCATGA
- the fumC gene encoding class II fumarate hydratase: MEYRIEHDSMGEMKVPADRLWAAQTQRSHENFKIGVDIEVMPREITRAFGILKKAAAMANAELKPEKMTRQKMEAICAACDEVISGQLNGHFPLVVWQTGSGTQSNMNANEVIANRANQILGEKACHPNDDINMSQSSNDTFPTAMHISAVMAIEDKLLPAIQELICTLKRLEEENEGIVKSGRTHLQDATPIKFSQEISGWRSSLERDEELLGLAVRPLYELAVGGTAVGTGLNAPKAFAALTAEKVAQLTGKPFVTAENKFHALSSKDELVFAHGAIKAAACDMMKIANDVRWLASGPRVGLGEIRIPENEPGSSIMPGKVNPTQCEAVTMVAVQVIGNDAAIGMAASQGNFELNVFMPVIIYNFLQSARLLAEAIVSFNKNCAAGITANRQKMHDNLHNSLMLVTALNPYIGYENAAKTAKKAYKENISLKEACVALGFLTEEKFDEVFHPEQMV; encoded by the coding sequence ATGGAATACCGTATTGAACACGACTCGATGGGCGAGATGAAGGTCCCGGCAGACCGGCTTTGGGCTGCGCAGACTCAGAGAAGCCACGAAAATTTTAAAATTGGCGTGGATATCGAAGTGATGCCCAGAGAAATTACGCGGGCATTTGGCATTCTGAAAAAGGCGGCGGCCATGGCCAACGCCGAATTAAAGCCCGAGAAGATGACCAGGCAAAAGATGGAGGCCATCTGCGCCGCCTGCGACGAAGTGATCTCCGGCCAGTTAAACGGCCATTTTCCGCTGGTCGTCTGGCAGACAGGCTCTGGAACGCAGTCCAACATGAATGCGAACGAAGTCATCGCGAACCGGGCAAACCAGATTTTGGGCGAAAAAGCCTGCCATCCCAACGACGATATCAACATGAGCCAATCCTCCAACGATACCTTCCCGACGGCCATGCACATCTCTGCCGTCATGGCCATTGAGGATAAGCTGCTCCCGGCCATTCAGGAGCTGATTTGCACGCTGAAACGCCTGGAAGAGGAGAATGAGGGCATCGTCAAATCCGGGCGGACGCACCTTCAGGATGCGACGCCCATCAAATTCAGCCAGGAGATTTCCGGCTGGCGCAGCAGCCTGGAGCGGGACGAGGAGCTGCTCGGCTTGGCAGTCCGCCCGCTCTATGAGCTGGCTGTGGGCGGCACGGCCGTGGGCACGGGGCTGAACGCCCCCAAAGCGTTTGCCGCGCTGACGGCAGAGAAAGTCGCCCAGCTGACGGGCAAACCCTTTGTAACTGCCGAAAATAAGTTCCACGCGCTCTCCTCTAAGGACGAGCTGGTCTTTGCGCACGGCGCCATCAAGGCGGCGGCCTGCGATATGATGAAAATTGCCAACGACGTCCGCTGGCTGGCATCCGGCCCGCGGGTCGGCCTGGGCGAAATCCGCATCCCGGAAAACGAGCCCGGCTCTTCCATCATGCCCGGCAAGGTCAACCCGACCCAGTGCGAGGCAGTAACGATGGTGGCTGTGCAGGTCATTGGCAACGATGCGGCCATTGGCATGGCGGCCTCTCAGGGCAATTTCGAGCTGAATGTGTTCATGCCCGTCATCATCTATAATTTCCTGCAGTCGGCGCGCCTGCTGGCCGAGGCCATCGTTTCGTTCAACAAGAACTGCGCCGCGGGCATCACGGCCAACCGGCAGAAGATGCACGACAATCTGCACAACTCCCTCATGCTGGTTACGGCGCTCAATCCGTATATCGGCTATGAGAACGCGGCCAAGACGGCCAAAAAGGCATATAAAGAAAATATCTCCCTCAAAGAGGCGTGCGTCGCGCTCGGCTTCTTGACGGAGGAAAAGTTCGACGAGGTTTTTCATCCCGAGCAGATGGTTTAA
- a CDS encoding adenylosuccinate synthase: MSGVVVFGSQWGDEGKGRFVDFLAKDADMVIRYQGGNNAGHTVYANGVEFKLRTIPSGIISEHTKCIIGNGVVINPKSLLAEIEYVRERGVSANNLFISDRAQVIMPYHLIMDGLSEKKLGASKIGTTGNGIGPCYTDKAARIGFRMGDLLEEEEFAARLKAVLAEKNEIITKVYGGQPLCYEEILQEYLAYGQAMKDRICDTSLLVYEYMKQGKNLLFEGAQGMLLDIDYGTYPYVTSSHPTASGVGIGAGVGPQAVDKVLGIVKAYTTRVGEGPFTTELFDDVGQAIRDRGHEYGTVTGRPRRCGWLDLVILRFAARIGGITDFAVSRMDTLGGFDTVKICTGYELDGQVYDNYPASLKLLSRMKPIYREFEGWSSDLSAVRKFEDLPKGAQEYINFIEEQTGIPVAMIGVGPNREECIVRKNMF; the protein is encoded by the coding sequence ATGTCTGGTGTAGTGGTGTTTGGCTCTCAGTGGGGAGACGAGGGCAAGGGCAGGTTTGTCGATTTCCTGGCCAAGGATGCGGATATGGTCATCCGCTATCAGGGTGGAAATAATGCGGGCCATACGGTCTATGCGAATGGCGTGGAATTCAAGCTGCGCACCATCCCTTCCGGCATTATCTCCGAGCATACCAAGTGCATCATCGGCAATGGCGTGGTCATCAACCCCAAATCCCTTTTGGCGGAGATCGAGTATGTGCGCGAGCGCGGCGTCTCTGCGAATAACCTGTTTATCAGCGATAGAGCCCAGGTCATCATGCCCTATCACCTGATCATGGACGGCCTTTCCGAGAAAAAGCTGGGCGCTTCCAAAATTGGGACGACGGGCAACGGCATCGGCCCCTGCTATACGGATAAGGCCGCGAGAATCGGCTTCCGCATGGGCGATCTTCTGGAAGAGGAAGAGTTTGCCGCGCGGCTCAAAGCTGTGCTTGCCGAAAAGAACGAGATCATCACCAAGGTCTATGGCGGCCAGCCCCTCTGCTATGAGGAGATTTTGCAGGAATACCTCGCCTATGGCCAGGCCATGAAGGATCGCATCTGCGATACCTCCCTTCTGGTTTATGAATACATGAAGCAGGGCAAAAACCTGCTCTTCGAGGGCGCCCAGGGCATGCTGCTGGATATCGACTACGGGACGTATCCCTACGTTACTTCCTCGCACCCGACAGCCTCGGGCGTGGGCATCGGCGCAGGTGTCGGCCCCCAGGCGGTGGATAAGGTGCTGGGCATCGTCAAAGCATATACCACCCGCGTGGGCGAGGGCCCGTTCACGACCGAGCTGTTCGACGACGTCGGCCAGGCAATCCGGGATCGAGGGCATGAATACGGCACGGTTACCGGCCGTCCCAGGCGCTGCGGCTGGCTGGATCTCGTCATCCTGCGCTTTGCGGCCAGAATCGGCGGCATCACGGATTTCGCAGTCTCCCGCATGGATACGCTGGGCGGCTTTGATACGGTGAAAATCTGCACGGGCTATGAACTGGATGGCCAGGTTTACGATAACTACCCCGCCTCCCTCAAACTGCTCTCCCGGATGAAGCCCATTTATCGGGAGTTCGAGGGCTGGAGCAGCGATCTCTCGGCGGTGCGCAAATTCGAGGATCTGCCAAAAGGCGCGCAGGAGTATATCAACTTCATCGAGGAGCAGACGGGCATCCCGGTGGCGATGATCGGCGTCGGCCCCAACCGCGAGGAGTGCATCGTGCGCAAAAATATGTTCTAA
- the upp gene encoding uracil phosphoribosyltransferase — MGKVVVVDHPMIQHKLSFMRSKEADVKEFREMLEEISMLMGYEVLRDMPLEDKEIETPICRMTAKVLAGRAPAIVPILRAGLGMVSGIWKLIPSAKVGHIGLYRDPETTKPVEYYCKLPSEIAEREVILVDPMLATGGSGADAITMLKEHGAKKIRFMCLIAAPEGIEVVQKAHPDVDIYVAAIDERLNEHAYIVPGLGDAGDRIFGTL; from the coding sequence ATGGGGAAAGTTGTCGTCGTCGATCATCCCATGATCCAGCATAAACTCTCGTTTATGCGCTCGAAAGAGGCGGATGTGAAGGAATTCCGCGAAATGCTGGAGGAGATCTCCATGCTCATGGGCTATGAAGTGCTGCGGGATATGCCGCTGGAGGACAAGGAAATTGAGACGCCTATCTGCCGGATGACGGCCAAAGTCCTTGCCGGGCGTGCGCCGGCCATCGTGCCCATTTTGCGGGCGGGCCTTGGCATGGTGAGCGGGATTTGGAAGCTGATTCCCTCGGCCAAAGTCGGCCATATCGGCCTGTACCGCGATCCCGAGACGACAAAACCCGTCGAATACTACTGCAAGCTGCCCTCGGAAATTGCCGAGCGGGAGGTCATCTTGGTAGACCCGATGCTGGCCACGGGCGGCAGCGGCGCGGATGCCATCACCATGCTCAAAGAGCATGGCGCAAAGAAGATCCGGTTCATGTGCCTGATCGCGGCGCCGGAGGGCATCGAGGTGGTTCAGAAGGCGCATCCGGATGTGGATATCTACGTCGCGGCCATCGATGAGCGGCTGAACGAGCACGCCTATATCGTCCCCGGCCTGGGCGACGCGGGCGACCGCATCTTCGGAACGCTGTAG
- the rpiB gene encoding ribose 5-phosphate isomerase B, producing the protein MKLVIGADHGGVELKAEIRKYLEAQGYEYHDVGTFTSEAVDYPDIGQAAAEYLAEGKADLGIIICGTGIGISISANKVPGIRCALVSDVFSAKRTREHNNANMMALGARVIGPGLAIELVDAFLHTDFLKEEARHVKRVEKISAIERKYSREEK; encoded by the coding sequence ATGAAATTAGTCATTGGCGCGGATCACGGCGGCGTTGAGCTCAAGGCAGAGATCCGCAAATATCTGGAAGCGCAGGGATATGAATATCACGATGTCGGCACGTTCACCAGCGAAGCGGTGGATTACCCGGATATCGGCCAGGCCGCGGCCGAGTATCTTGCCGAGGGCAAGGCAGATCTTGGCATCATCATCTGCGGGACGGGCATCGGCATCTCCATCTCGGCCAACAAAGTGCCGGGCATCCGCTGTGCACTGGTTTCGGATGTATTCAGCGCAAAGCGCACCCGGGAGCATAACAACGCCAACATGATGGCGCTGGGCGCCCGCGTCATCGGGCCCGGCCTGGCCATCGAGCTGGTGGATGCTTTCCTGCATACGGATTTTCTGAAGGAGGAAGCGCGCCACGTCAAGCGCGTAGAGAAAATCTCGGCTATCGAGAGAAAATATTCCCGGGAGGAAAAATAA